Proteins from a genomic interval of Uloborus diversus isolate 005 chromosome 4, Udiv.v.3.1, whole genome shotgun sequence:
- the LOC129219885 gene encoding LOW QUALITY PROTEIN: putative ankyrin repeat protein RF_1087 (The sequence of the model RefSeq protein was modified relative to this genomic sequence to represent the inferred CDS: deleted 1 base in 1 codon), whose translation MKFLLAEGADVCAQDLTGFTPLHVIAKFGCRNAVQHLLENGAIYDAVDMLNRKPQEMAAFVNLKSVQNETPLHYAVWKGYVEIVNILLQNGANPNLTGKNGCTPLHYAVKYSFLNIAKALLASGAVYDVVDYSGKKPLDFSEDKSITNVLQLLSKSFKNIKDGNSKFIHDLNKVKDISTIKAIMCAKNSGNETLVVFAMEK comes from the exons ATGAAATTCCTTCTAGCAGAAGGTGCTGATGTTTGTGCCCAAGATTTGACAGGATTTACTCCTTTGCATGTTATTGCAAAATTTGGCTGTAGAAATGCCGTGCAACATTTATTAGAAAATGGAGCTATCTATGATGCAGTAGACATGCTCAATAGGAAACCTCAAGAAATGGCCG CATTTGTCAATCTAAAAAGCGTGCAAAACGAGACGCCATTGCATTACGCAGTTTGGAAAGGTTACGttgaaatagtaaatatcttgtTGCAAAATGGAGCAAATCCGAATTTAACAGGAAAAAATGGATGCACTCCTCTGCATTATGCagttaaatattcttttttaaatatcgcGAAAGCTCTCTTAGCTAGTGGTGCAGTATACGATGTTGTCGATTACAGTGGAAAAAAGCCTCTAGAT TTTTCTGAGGACAAAAGCATAACAAATGTACTGCAATTGTTGAGtaaatcctttaaaaatattaaggacggtaattcaaaatttattcatgATTTGAATAAAGTCAAGGACATTTCTACTATTAAGGCAATAATGTGTGCCAAAAATTCTGGAAATGAAACACTAGTTGTTTTCGCAATGGAAAAATAA
- the LOC129219888 gene encoding ankyrin-3-like, translating to MVECFAETSEDRLEKLVEKLNRECRLENNLYFLDQDFPILIGRSLRNHLAHHNDIVDAIASPSKFLVLNAKKLIEDDVIQNLCKIGRFIADDPLRLKINRDKDIMTVDDQEKMFNALETGNLEMFQYYLKQGADTRGRDIHSWTALHFAVKGSTLETVKLLIDNGADVHAVDCKGQTMLHIAARYGRENVMEYLIKNASLHINSSDSYGKTALHIAAENGYLHIVKILLKNKANFSARDKNYNSPIFYATRNNRREVIDILLGMFQNVESIEASCGLTLLHEAAKQGFIGLVELFLLKGARINASTDQGLTPLHTAASNGHTNVVDVFILNGANVNAETIHGYTAVHYAIENGHGTVVEVLLENGANVDAVDSIYKKAPLHRAVNYGFNNIVQVLLKHGAQADLPDSDGMTPLHFAAANGQSEIVKDLLACNVNVDANNLYIRTPLHLAVENNRTEIVECLIKYNANVDAKDIEGLTPLHIAAYKGNVNICQLLIEKHADGDNTDIYGFVPLHKAAANGNTEILDLLLNCKVEINAVNDSGVTPLLLAVFNGNKDAVNFLMENKAEINILGHFNVVPLLIASICGGHVDIVQILVQKTADKLTLTNALYLAVNNGDEQILKALIENGVLLKGQTNSVTLLNMAVQFGQEHIAEYLVEYVVEDDTDVHDALNFSILRGFTNTVRLLITRCDVKNKFSDNVTFLHNAAAVGRLDIAELLVEKGADIHAQSVQNKTPLFSAAEAGHDDVVAFLVSKGAKVNFETNAGLTPMHAAAAYGYSDVVKVLLENQANVASKSYKNRTALELAIGHGHLHVVKTLLHNKNIDVDFRSSDDWTILHIAAQASNPEVQLEKDTLIL from the exons ATGGTTGAATGTTTCGCGGAGACTAGTGAAGATCGTCTAGAAAAACTAGTTGAGAAGCTAAACCGTGAA TGTCGACTtgaaaataatctatattttcttGATCAAGATTTCCCCATATTAATTGGCAGATCCTTAAGAAATCACTTGGCTCATCATAATGACATCGTTGATGCAATTGCTTCGCCCTCAAAGTTCCTGGTTTTGAATGCTAAGAAACTGATTGAAGACGACGTCATTCAAAATCTGTGTAAAATTGGAAGATTCATTGCAGATGACCCTTTACGATTGAAAATAAACCGAGATAAAGATATCATGACTGTGGATGATCAAGAGAAAATGTTCAATGCTTTAGAGACGGGTAACCTAGAAATGTTTCAGTACTACCTAAAACAAGGGGCAGATACACGTGGGAGAGACATACATTCATGGACCGCTTTGCATTTTGCAGTCAAAGGTTCTACTCTGGAAACCGTGAAATTACTTATTGATAATGGTGCTGATGTTCACGCTGTTGATTGTAAAGGACAAACGATGTTACATATTGCTGCAAGATATGGAAGAGAAAATGTGATggaatatttgataaaaaatgctAGCTTACATATTAATTCGTCTGATAGTTACGGAAAAACGGCACTACATATCGCAGCTGAAAATGGCTATCTGCATATCgttaaaattttactgaaaaacaaAGCTAACTTTTCTGCCAGAGATAAGAATTATAATTCACCTATATTTTACGCTACAAGAAATAATCGTAGAGAAGTCATTGATATTCTTTTAGGAATGTTTCAGAATGTTGAATCTATAGAAGCTTCCTGTGGGTTAACCCTGTTGCACGAAGCTGCCAAACAGGGGTTCATTGGTTTAGTCGAACTCTTTCTTCTAAAAGGAGCGAGGATCAATGCTAGTACTGACCAAGGTTTGACACCTTTACACACCGCTGCTTCCAATGGTCACACAAACGTTGTTGATGTATTCATTTTGAATGGAGCCAACGTTAATGCCGAGACAATCCATGGTTATACCGCAGTACATTATGCGATTGAAAATGGGCACGGAACAGTGGTTGAAGTGCTCTTGGAGAACGGTGCTAATGTCGATGCTGTAGACAGCATTTACAAGAAAGCACCTTTGCATCGTGCTGTGAATTATGGATTTAACAACATCGTTCAGGTTTTGCTGAAACATGGAGCACAGGCTGATCTTCCTGATTCGGATGGAATGACGCCTCTTCATTTTGCTGCAGCAAATGGTCAATCGGAAATAGTAAAAGATCTTCTTGCATGTAACGTTAACGTTGAtgcaaataatttatatatacgTACTCCTTTACATTTAGCAGTTGAAAATAACCGCACGGAAATTGTAGAATGTTTAATAAAGTACAACGCAAATGTTGACGCTAAAGATATCGAAGGTTTAACGCCGTTGCACATAGCTGCTTATAAAGGCAATGTTAACATTTGTCAACTTCTGATTGAGAAACACGCAGACGGGGACAATACAGATATCTATGGATTTGTGCCTCTACATAAGGCAGCTGCTAATGGTAACACGGAAATACTGGATCTCCTTCTAAACTGCAAAGTTGAAATCAATGCTGTTAATGATAGTGGAGTGACGCCCTTACTTTTAGCTGTTTTTAATGGTAATAAAGACGCTGTCAATTTTCTGATGGAAAACAAAGCCGAAATTAATATCCTAGGACATTTTAATGTAGTACCTTTGCTCATTGCGTCCATCTGTGGGGGCCACGTTGACATTGTTcaaattttggttcaaaaaaCAGCTGACAAATTAACACTGACTAATGCATTATATCTAGCTGTGAATAATGGTGACGAGCAAATATTAAAGGCTTTAATTGAAAATGGTGTTCTGTTAAAAGGACAGACGAACAGTGTTACACTTTTAAACATGGCCGTTCAATTTGGTCAAGAACACATTGCTGAATACTTAGTAGAATATGTAGTTGAAGATGATACAGATGTTCACGATGCTCTAAATTTTTCCATTCTACGAGGATTTACAAATACTGTGAGGCTATTGATTACTAGATGCGATGTAAAGAATAAATTTTCTGACAATGTTACGTTTTTACATAATGCTGCTGCCGTAGGGCGCTTAGATATTGCTGAACTGTTAGTAGAAAAGGGGGCAGATATTCATGCTCAATCCGTTCAAAATAAAACGCCGTTGTTCTCTGCCGCAGAAGCAGGACATGATGATGTTGTTGCATTTTTAGTATCAAAAGGCGCCAAAgtgaattttgaaacaaatgcaGGTCTAACGCCAATGCATGCAGCTGCTGCTTACGGTTACAGCGACGTTGTAAAAGTTTTGCTGGAAAATCAAGCAAATGTTGCGAGCAAAAGTTACAAGAATAGGACTGCATTAGAGTTAGCAATTGGACATGGTCATCTTCATGTGGTGAAGACACTTTtgcataataaaaatattgatgtaGATTTTAGGAGTAGTGACGACTGGACAATTCTGCATATTGCTGCTCAAGCATCAAACCCAGAAGTT CAACTAGAGAAGGACACATTGATACTGTAA